A window of Juglans regia cultivar Chandler chromosome 7, Walnut 2.0, whole genome shotgun sequence contains these coding sequences:
- the LOC108995281 gene encoding uncharacterized protein LOC108995281 yields the protein MASQGQRDDQSPGVEVKAPHFFKIILADSLRHGKLMIPRRFVRKHGEGLSNLAFLNLPNGAEWKLELTRCDGELWLQKGWQEFLEYYSVKPGHFLVFRYEGNSRFHVLIFDMSATEVDYPTHSSQVKGKNFGEKLQVSPKEETENDSSVEILDSFRTYKRREKLPCDPRPQKMKRTNPSAKTKKISNLPKWVPHSTPNRTQSEEVKPKKLTAQGNLHPTKQEFEGHVEGISTNEVGCPKSEVLTRTRPLTLIEKARALKKASGFKRENPYFMVVMQPSYVQFGWCLNIPSKFAKTYLNKMLGDVVLRVSDGRNWFVKYSAGKILCWKQFSLDNNLKVGDVCAFELIKGIKVSFKVVIFRANEEQCPLLPGGLYFSSKGEGGSMPKSPIMCFQSHIFRSKKGTATEKARALERAIAFNSQNPFFMVSMGTLYAYGRSNLHIPCKFAEKYLSDQKPGNVILLVSGGKTWPVRYISRDFGSHRNTELSIGWRAFARDNKLEEGDVCVFELMKGIGVTNSHQSLVTVYVHGTQSLKSAGASAKASVSYTLTRSCWKFNHDFPRPERRAQSSEISTFLQDNSPRLSARWEADSLQRIPTRFIRRYGESLSNLALIKLPNGAEWKLELAKCDGEVWLKKGWREFVEYSSLKLGHFLVFRYEGKSHFCVLVFDESATEIDYPFNSSPGEDLKIHEKLPVSRMEEMESDSSVEILDDFPAYPKAREKSPLSCPRPHKMMRTNSSAQIGSTANLSRLVPHSTKNKSKEANLKKSKGQAKFHSTMLEFEGVEGTNKKSPKSEVLRRIPNVTADEKAKDLQKARGVKPENPHFDVVMQASYVRFGCMSIPSCFAKRHLNKKLDDIILWLSDGRRWSVRYKFNRRAACQFGGGWKEFVQDNNLDVGDVCSFELIKGIKISFQVVIFRATEEHFPKLPKMESDSSVKILDDFPAYPKAREKSPLSCPRPHKMMRTHSSAQIGSTANLSRLVPHSTKNKSKEANLKKSKGQAKFHSTTQEFEGVEGTTKQSPKSEVLRRIPKMTADEKAKDLQKARGIKPENPHFDVVMQASYVRFGRVSIPSGFAKRHLNKKLDDIILWLSDGRRWSVRYKFNRRAACQFGGGWKEFVQDNNLDVGDVCSFELIKGIKISFQVVIFRATEEHCPKLPKSESDSSVKILDDFPAYPKMREKSLLSCPRPHKMMRMNPSAKTGNTLSRLVPHCTQNQCKEAKLDKFKGQSNLHSTKQDFEGVEGVSATSRCPESEVPRRTQTVNEKSSALQKASGFKPENPYFLVVMQPSYLRCALKSAVLRSFLNIKSGQRVMLQVGEKSWPVKFNSYPHLSYAVLSAGWRTFVKANSLQVGDVCVFELIKSDDVMLKVSIFRCPSNPFGGLY from the exons ATGGCTTCTCAAGGCCAGAGAGACGATCAAAGTCCGGGAGTTGAGGTGAAAGCTCCACATTTTTTCAAGATAATTCTAGCTGATTCTCTACGACATGGGAAGCTT ATGATTCCGAGAAGGTTTGTAAGGAAACATGGAGAAGGGTTGTCAAACCTAGCATTTCTTAATCTTCCAAATGGTGCAGAATGGAAATTAGAATTGACGAGATGTGATGGTGAACTCTGGTTACAGAAGGGTTGGCAAGAGTTCTTGGAGTATTACTCTGTGAAGCCGGGACACTTTCTAGTTTTCAGATATGAAGGAAATTCTCGCTTTCATGTACTCATATTTGATATGAGCGCAACAGAGGTAGATTATCCCACCCACAGCTCCCAAGTTAAGGGGAAAAATTTCGGTGAAAAACTCCAAGTTTCACCAAAGGAAGAAACTGAAAATGATAGTTCTGTGGAGATATTAGATAGCTTTAGAACATACAAAAGAAGGGAGAAGTTGCCATGCGATCCAAGGCCTCAAAAGATGAAGAGAACGAATCCAAGTGCTAAAACTAAGAAAATCTCCAATCTACCAAAATGGGTTCCTCATTCTACACCAAACCGCACTCAATCTGAAGAGGTAAAGCCTAAGAAGCTAACAGCACAAGGAAATCTGCATCCGACCAAGCAAGAGTTTGAAG GTCATGTTGAAGGCATTTCTACCAACGAAGTTGGATGTCCAAAGTCGGAGGTTCTTACAAGGACTCGACCATTGACTTTGATTGAAAAAGCTAGAGCTCTTAAGAAAGCAAGTGGATTCAAACGCGAAAACCCATATTTTATGGTTGTCATGCAACCATCATATGTGCAATTTGGATGGTGTTTG AATATACCATCAAAATTTGCAAAGACATATTTGAATAAGATGCTTGGTGATGTGGTCCTTCGGGTTTCAGATGGCAGAAACTGGTTTGTTAAGTACAGTGCAGGCAAAATTTTATGTTGGAAGCAATTCTCACTGGACAATAATCTGAAAGTAGGTGACGTTTGTGCGTTTGAACTGATTAAGGGCATTAAAGTTTCTTTCAAAGTTGTAATTTTCCGTGCAAATGAAGAACAATGCCCTCTATTGCCAG GGggactttatttttcttctaaaggAGAAGGTGGAAGCATGCCTAAATCTCCCATCATGTGCtttcaatctcatatttttagGAGTAAAAAAGGGACAGCTACTGAAAAAGCTAGGGCTCTTGAGAGAGCTATTgctttcaattctcaaaatccATTTTTTATGGTCTCCATGGGCACACTATACGCCTACGGCAGAAGCAACTTG CATATACCATGCAAGTTTGCAGAGAAATATTTGAGTGATCAGAAGCCTGGCAATGTCATCCTCCTGGTTTCAGGTGGGAAAACTTGGCCTGTCCGATACATTTCTAGAGATTTTGGCAGTCATAGAAATACTGAACTCTCTATCGGTTGGAGAGCATTTGCCCGGGATAATAAATTGGAAGAAGGTGATGTTTGTGTATTTGAGTTGATGAAGGGCATTGGAGTTACAAATAGCCATCAATCTCTTG TGACAGTGTATGTTCATGGAACACAATCACTCAAAAGTGCAGGCGCTAGCGCAAAAGCTTCTGTTTCATATACTCTGACTCGGAGCTGTTGGAAGTTCAACCATGACTTCCCAAGGCCGGAGAGAAGAGCACAGTCCAGTGAAATCTccacatttcttcaagataattctcccCGACTCTCTGCGAGATGGGAAGCTG ATTCTTTACAGAGGATTCCAACAAGGTTTATAAGGAGATATGGAGAAAGCCTGTCAAACCTAGCATTGATTAAGCTTCCAAATGGCGCAGAATGGAAACTAGAGTTGGCGAAATGTGATGGTGAGGTTTGGTTAAAGAAGGGCTGGCGAGAATTCGTGGAGTATAGTTCTCTAAAGCTGGGGCACTTCCTGGTTTTCAGATATGAAGGAAAGTCTCACTTTTGTGTTCTTGTGTTTGATGAGAGTGCAACAGAAATAGATTATCCATTTAATAGCTCCCCTGGTGAGGACctgaaaattcatgaaaagcTTCCAGTTTCTAGGATGGAAGAAATGGAGAGTGACAGTTCTGTTGAAATATTGGATGACTTTCCAGCATACCCAAAAGCAAGGGAGAAATCACCATTGTCATGTCCTCGTCCTCACAAGATGATGAGGACAAATTCAAGTGCTCAGATTGGGAGTACTGCCAATCTTTCAAGGTTGGTTCCTCactctacaaaaaataaatcgaAAGAGGCAAACCTCAAGAAATCAAAAGGGCAAGCGAAATTTCATTCCACCATGCTGGAATTTGAAG GTGTTGAAGGTACCAACAAGAAATCCCCAAAATCTGAGGTTCTTAGAAGGATTCCAAATGTGACTGCTGATGAAAAAGCCAAAGATCTTCAGAAAGCAAGAGGCGTTAAACCTGAAAATCCTCATTTCGATGTTGTCATGCAAGCCTCATATGTTCGTTTTGGGTGCATG AGTATACCATCATGCTTTGCAAAGAGACATTTAAATAAGAAATTGGATGATATCATCCTTTGGCTTTCAGATGGGAGAAGATGGTCTGTTAGGTACAAGTTCAACAGGCGTGCTGCATGCCAATTTGGAGGTGGTTGGAAGGAATTTGTACAAGACAATAATCTGGATGTAGGTGACGTTTGTTCATTTGAACTTATTAAGGGAATTAAAATTTCTTTCCAAGTGGTGATTTTCCGTGCCACTGAAgaacattttccaaaattgcCAA AAATGGAGAGTGACAGTTCTGTCAAAATCTTGGATGACTTTCCAGCATACCCAAAAGCAAGGGAGAAATCACCATTGTCATGTCCTCGTCCTCACAAGATGATGAGGACACATTCAAGTGCTCAGATTGGGAGTACTGCCAATCTTTCAAGGTTGGTTCCTCACTCTACTAAAAATAAATCGAAAGAGGCAAACCTCAAGAAATCAAAAGGGCAAGCGAAATTTCATTCCACCACGCAGGAATTTGAAG GTGTTGAAGGTACCACCAAGCAATCCCCAAAATCGGAGGTTCTTAGAAGGATTCCAAAAATGACTGCTGATGAAAAAGCCAAAGATCTTCAGAAAGCAAGAGGCATTAAACCTGAAAATCCTCATTTCGATGTTGTCATGCAAGCCTCATATGTTCGTTTTGGACGCGTG AGTATACCATCAGGCTTTGCAAAGAGACATTTAAATAAGAAATTGGATGATATCATCCTTTGGCTTTCAGATGGGAGAAGATGGTCTGTTAGGTACAAGTTCAACAGGCGTGCTGCATGCCAATTTGGAGGTGGTTGGAAGGAATTTGTACAAGACAATAATCTGGATGTAGGTGACGTTTGTTCATTTGAACTTATTAAGGGAATTAAAATTTCTTTCCAAGTGGTGATTTTCCGTGCCACTGAAGAACATTGCCCAAAATTGCCAA AATCTGAGAGTGATAGTTCTGTCAAAATCTTGGATGACTTTCCAGCATACCCAAAAATGAGGGAGAAATCACTGCTATCATGTCCTCGGCCTCACAAGATGATGAGGATGAATCCAAGTGCTAAGACTGGGAATACTCTGTCAAGGTTGGTCCCTCATTGTACACAAAATCAATGCAAAGAGGCAAAGCTTGACAAGTTTAAAGGACAATCAAATTTGCATTCTACCAAACAAGATTTTGAAG GTGTAGAAGGCGTCTCTGCCACTAGTCGATGCCCAGAATCTGAGGTTCCTAGAAGGACTCAAACGGTCAATGAAAAATCTAGTGCTCTTCAGAAAGCAAGTGGCTTTAAACCTGAAAATCCTTATTTCTTGGTTGTCATGCAGCCATCATATTTGCGTTGCGCATTAAAATCG GCTGTACTAAGGAGCTTTCTCAACATTAAAAGTGGACAGAGAGTGATGCTTCAGGTTGGGGAAAAATCATGGCCAGTGAAGTTTAATAGCTATCCACATTTGTCATACGCTGTCTTGTCTGCTGGTTGGCGTACCTTTGTGAAGGCTAACAGTCTGCAAGTGGGAGATGTTTGTGTCTTTGAGCTGATTAAGAGTGATGATGTTATGCTGAAAGTCTCCATTTTTAGATGCCCCAGTAATCCTTTTGGGGGCTTATACTGA
- the LOC108995280 gene encoding B3 domain-containing transcription factor VRN1-like, translated as MASQGQRDDQSPGVEVKAPHFFKIILADSLRHGKLMIPRRFVRKHGEGLSNLAFLNLPNGAEWKLELTRFDDEIWLQKGWQEFMEYYSVKPGHFLVFRYEGNSCFHILIFDMSATEIDYPTHNSQIKGGKFGEKLQVSPKEETENDSSMEILDNFRTYKRREKLPCDPRPQKMKRTNPSAKTEKISNLPKWVPHSSTPNRTQSKEVKQKKLKAQGYLHPAKQEFEGVEGISTNEVGCPKSEVLTRTRPLTLIEKARALKKASGIKRENPYFMVVMQPSYAQFGWCLNIPSKFAKTYLNKTLGDVDFSLDNNLKVGDVCVFELIKGIKVSFKVVIFRANEEQCPLLPGGLYFSSKGEGGSMPKSPIMCFQSHIFRSKKGTATEKARALERAIAFNSQNPFFMVSMGTLYAYGRSNLNIPCKFAEKYLSDQKPGNVILLVSGGKTWHVQYISRDFGSRRKTELSIGWRAFARDNKLEEGDVCVFELMKGIGVTNSHQSLGKRSECTSISKQQILKYI; from the exons ATGGCTTCTCAAGGCCAGAGAGACGATCAAAGTCCGGGAGTCGAGGTGAAAGCTCCACATTTTTTCAAGATAATTCTTGCTGATTCTTTACGACATGGGAAGCTT ATGATTCCGAGAAGGTTTGTAAGGAAACATGGAGAAGGGTTGTCAAACCTAGCATTTCTTAATCTTCCAAATGGTGCAGAATGGAAACTAGAATTGACGAGATTTGATGATGAAATCTGGTTACAGAAGGGTTGGCAAGAGTTCATGGAGTACTACTCTGTGAAGCCGGGACACTTTCTAGTTTTCAGATATGAAGGAAATTCTTGCTTTCATATACTCATATTTGATATGAGTGCAACTGAAATAGATTATCCCACCCACAACTCCCAAATTAAGGGGGGAAAGTTTGGTGAAAAGCTCCAAGTTTCACCAAAGGAAGAAACTGAAAATGATAGTTCTATGGAGATATTAGATAACTTTAGAACATACAAAAGAAGGGAGAAGTTGCCATGCGATCCAAGGCCTCAAAAGATGAAGAGAACGAATCCAAGTGCTAAAACTGAGAAAATCTCCAATCTACCTAAATGGGTTCCTCACTCTTCTACACCAAACCGCACTCAATCTAAAGAGGTAAAGCAGAAGAAGCTAAAAGCACAAGGCTATCTGCATCCGGCCAAGCAAGAGTTTGAAG GTGTTGAAGGCATTTCTACCAACGAAGTTGGATGTCCAAAGTCGGAGGTTCTTACAAGGACTCGACCATTGACTTTGATTGAAAAAGCTAGAGCTCTTAAGAAAGCAAGTGGAATCAAACGCGAAAACCCATATTTTATGGTTGTCATGCAACCATCATATGCCCAATTTGGATGGTGTTTG AATATACCATCAAAATTTGCAAAGACATATTTGAATAAGACGCTTGGTGATGTG GATTTCTCACTGGACAATAATCTGAAAGTAGGTGACGTTTGTGTGTTTGAACTGATTAAGGGCATTAAAGTTTCTTTCAAAGTTGTAATTTTCCGTGCAAATGAAGAACAATGCCCTCTATTGCCAG GGggactttatttttcttctaaaggAGAAGGTGGAAGCATGCCTAAATCTCCCATCATGTGCtttcaatctcatatttttagGAGTAAAAAAGGGACAGCTACTGAAAAAGCTAGGGCTCTTGAGAGAGCTATTgctttcaattctcaaaatccATTTTTTATGGTCTCCATGGGCACACTATACGCCTACGGCAGAAGCAACTTG AACATACCATGCAAGTTTGCAGAGAAATATTTGAGTGATCAGAAGCCTGGCAATGTCATCCTCCTGGTTTCAGGTGGGAAAACTTGGCATGTCCAATACATTTCTAGAGATTTTGGCAGTCGTAGAAAAACTGAACTTTCTATCGGTTGGAGAGCATTTGCCCGGGATAATAAATTGGAAGAAGGTGATGTTTGTGTATTTGAGTTGATGAAGGGCATTGGAGTTACAAATAGCCATCAATCTCTTGGAAAGAGATCTGAGTGTACCAGCATCAGTAAACAGCAAATACTCAAGTATATCTAG
- the LOC108995272 gene encoding uncharacterized protein LOC108995272, translated as MPTLRNRAQTPESPANPSHNILNGQAQTTETQKVSLYEQSREERIKENRERMQKLGIFDLSLKVSSVISTKRTPKNRNTTPRPSPARSSGPIRRSSRLQNVTPVTYAEMRVVKKGKSLKDEDIVLEEGSKPELYTEEHEKLLGNTDRSWTLFVDGCGKDGKRIYDPVSGKTCHQCRQKTLGYRTHCSDCNMVQGQFCGDCLYMRYGEHVLEAIQNPSWICPVCRGICNCSLCRQAKGWPPTGSLYRKISKLSYKSVAHYLIQTRRLQTDLDENAEITNQVSAKRSLPFLDIEVQSEGSLEVDSIPLVSPKPQSEDKTQDEFKIEKENEMPSSPNRGPNNQVSARRSLPFLDIGSQAGNMQSLVVDHEGDEFDELSKPQSGEEIDEQFQGDKEKEPIAMDKEHGISNIVMERHLNLKKRALPIDQSRDSISGRMRQRGRKGNGHNDDGLARANEKISDVKLAIISSKSHAEQENEVHSEEIYKNGDDIIAPKRTPKLKKKPAAEPSLDSIGGRLRSRRITT; from the exons ATGCCCACCCTTAGAAACCGAGCTCAAACTCCAGAGTCCCCTGCAAACCCTAGCCACAACATCCTCAATGGCCAAGCCCAGACAACCGAGACCCAGAAAGTCTCGCTGTATGAGCAGTCCAGAGAGGAAAGGATCAAAGAAAATCGTGAAAGAATGCAGAAGCTTGGAAtttttgatctctctctcaagGTCAGCTCCGTCATCTCCACAAAGCGCACACCCAAAAACCGCAATACCACTCCGAGGCCCTCCCCTGCACGGTCATCTGGACCGATTCGCCGCTCTTCCCG GTTGCAAAATGTGACGCCGGTCACGTATGCTGAAATGCGTGTGGTGAAGAAAGGTAAGTCTTTGAAAGACGAGGATATTGTGCTGGAAGAAGGCTCAAAGCCGGAGTTATATACAGAAGAGCATGAGAAGCTGTTGGGTAACACTGATAGGAGTTGGACACTATTTGTGGATGGTTGTGGGAAGGATGGAAAGAGAATCTATGACCCAGTTAGTGGAAAGACTTGTCATCAGTGCAG GCAGAAAACTCTTGGCTATCGGACTCACTGTAGCGATTGCAACATGGTCCAAGGACAGTTTTGTGGAGATTGTTTGTATATGAG GTATGGAGAGCACGTACTTGAAGCCATACAGAACCCTAGTTGGATTTGCCCTGTCTGTCGTGGAATCTGCAACTGCAGTTTGTGCCGGCAAGCAAAAGGATGGCCTCCCACTGGTTCTCTTTATAGGAAG ATATCAAAACTCAGCTACAAATCGGTTGCACACTATCTCATTCAAACTCGACGGTTGCAGACAGATTTAGATGAAAATGCGGAGATAACCAATCAAGTGTCTGCGAAGAGGTCACTGCCATTCTTGGATATCGAAGTACAGTCTGAGGGATCTCTTGAAGTTGACAGTATTCCACTTGTATCACCAAAGCCTCAATCTGAAGACAAAACTCAGGATGAGTTCAAGATTGAGAAAGAGAACGAGATGCCAAGTAGCCCAAATCGAGGTCCTAACAATCAAGTTTCGGCAAGGAGGTCATTACCCTTTTTAGATATAGGATCGCAGGCTGGGAATATGCAGTCTCTAGTGGTTGACCATGAGGgtgatgaatttgatgaattatCAAAGCCACAatctggagaagagatagacGAGCAGTTCCAAGGTGACAAAGAGAAGGAACCAATTGCTATGGATAAAGAACATGGTATTAGCAATATTGTGATGGAAAGACACCTGAATCTTAAGAAGCGTGCACTCCCCATTGACCAAAGCCGAGACAGTATTTCTGGAAGAATGAGGCAGAGGGGTAGGAAAGGCAATGGCCACAATGACGATGGGTTAGCTCGGGCAAATGAGAAGATTTCAGATGTCAAGCTGGCTATTATTTCATCCAAAAGCCATGCGGAGCAAGAGAATGAAGTGCATTCTGAAGAAATATACAAGAATGGTGATGATATTATTGCACCAAAGAgaactccaaaactcaaaaagaaGCCTGCTGCTGAACCAAGCCTAGACAGTATTGGTGGAAGATTGAGGTCTAGACGTATAACAACATGA
- the LOC108995261 gene encoding dipeptidyl aminopeptidase BI → MRHLLTPLRCRRLFLLRSARFKVPTAPAPPTPPKPPRKPQSFTFHDSTWEDPYSWMSSLSDKVAMRHMDVYMEQEEKYTEAVMSGTERLQSKLQSEMASRLAFELSTPPLRWGPWIYYRRIEEGKQYPVLCRRLASLNEEFISHKSPSAGFDFTSGKRIEQKLLDYNLEAERFGGYAYEELSEVSPDHRFLAYTMYDKDNDYFKLSVRNLNSGSLCSKPQAGRVSNLAWAKDGQALLYVLTDNNKRPYRIYCSMIGSTDEDVLLLEESDDNVHVNIRHTKDFQFVTVNTFSITSSKVFVINAADPLSGMTLVWECEGLSHCIVEHHQGCLYLFTDAAKQGQSVDYHYLLCSPVDASSSPRKWENVFSDDQDLIIEDVDFSDTHLILITREGRKYRICSISLPLPVRKGAVHLKELNPYFLPLPQHVSQISPGPNYDYYSSTMRFTISSPVMPDAVVDYDLLNRKWNIIQQQNFLHERTRILYGTASAASIVESDSNTKNSNYKNKVMVDDHHMWNELSEFYACEYYDVSSFDGVVVPLTIVYSRKNKKENQYPGLLHVHGAYGELLDKRWRSELKSLLDRGWVVAYADVRGGGGGGKKWHHDGRRTRKQNSIQDYISCAKFLIEKGIVQDNKLAGWGYSAGGLLVASAINCCPDLFRAAILEVPFLDPTNTLLYPILPLTAVEYEEFGYPGDVDDFHAIQKFSPYDNIQKDALYPAVLVTSSFNTRFGVWEAAKWVARVRELAIYDPKRPILLNLTTDIVEENRYLQCKESALETAFLIKVMES, encoded by the exons ATGCGCCACCTCTTGACCCCACTCCGGTGCCGCCGGCTATTCCTACTCCGGTCGGCCCGCTTCAAAGTTCCGACCGCACCGGCTCCACCGACGCCTCCCAAACCCCCGAGGAAACCACAGAGCTTCACTTTCCACGACTCGACCTGGGAGGACCCGTACAGCTGGATGTCGAGCCTGAGCGACAAGGTGGCCATGCGTCACATGGACGTGTATATGGAGCAGGAAGAGAAGTACACAGAGGCAGTCATGTCCGGGACCGAGCGCCTCCAGTCCAAGCTCCAGTCCGAGATGGCTTCTCGCTTGGCCTTCGAACTCTCCACCCCTCCTCTCCGCTGGGGCCCTTG GATATACTATCGGCGAATAGAAGAAGGAAAACAGTATCCAGTTCTATGTCGGAGATTGGCGAGCTTAAATGAGGAATTCATTTCTCACAAATCTCCATCAGCTGGATTTGATTTTACCTCGGGGAAAAGAATTGAGCAGAAGCTGCTTGATTACAATCTGGAAGCCGAGAGATTTGGAG GTTATGCTTATGAAGAATTATCGGAAGTGTCTCCGGATCATCGATTTCTTGCATATACTATGTATGATAAGGACAATGACTACTTCAAGTTGTCTGTAAGGAATTTGAATTCTGGTTCGTTATGTAGTAAACCTCAAGCTGGACGTGTTTCGAATTTGGCATGGGCTAAGGATGGGCAGGCATTGCTCTATGTCCTTACAGATAACAATAAGAGGCCATACCG GATATACTGTAGCATGATTGGATCAACTGATGAAGATGTGTTGCTTCTGGAAGAATCAGATGATAATGTTCATGTAAACATAAGACATACAAAGGATTTCCAATTTGTGACTGTAAATACATTCTCTATTACTTCTTCCAAG GTATTTGTGATAAATGCAGCTGATCCATTGTCTGGCATGACATTAGTTTGGGAGTGTGAAGGTCTATCCCACTGCATAGTTGAGCATCATCAAGGGtgcctttatttatttacagaCGCTGCCAAACAGGGCCAATCAGTTGATTATCATTATCTTCTTTGTAGTCCTGTTGATGCTTCTTCCAGTCCAAGAAAATGGGAG AACGTATTTAGTGATGACCAAGATTTGATCATTGAAGATGTTGATTTCAGTGACACACACTTGATTCTTATTACAAGGGAAGGTCGAAAATACAGAATTTGTTCAATTAGTCTCCCTCTGCCTGTTAGGAAG GGAGCTGTGCATCTCAAAGAACTTAACCCGTATTTCCTCCCTCTTCCTCAACATGTTTCTCAAATTTCACCTGGACCTAATTATGACTACTATTCGTCAACAATGCGCTTTACAATCTCATCGCCTGTG ATGCCGGATGCAGTGGTCGATTATGACCTCTTAAACAGAAAGTGGAATATCATTCAGCAGCAAAACTTTCTCCATGAAAGAACACGAATATTGTATGGAACAGCCTCTGCTGCAAGCATTGTTGAAAGCGACTCAAATACCAAAAACTCAAACTACAAGAACAAAGTCATGGTTGATGATCATCACATGTGGAACGAACTCTCTGAGTTTTATGCTTGTGAATACTATGATGTCTCTTCTTTCGATGGGGTTGTGGTTCCTCTAACTATTGTTTACTCACGcaaaaacaagaaagagaatCAGTACCCTGGATTACTTCATGTACATGGAGCTTATGGTGAATTACTAGACAAACGATGGCGCAGTGAGTTGAAAAGCCTTCTTGATCGTGGTTGGGTTGTTGCTTATGCTGATGTTAG GGGTGGAGGTGGTGGGGGTAAAAAGTGGCATCATGATGGCAGACGTACAAGGAAGCAGAATTCTATTCAAGATTATATCTCCTGTGCGAAATTCCTTATTGAGAAAGGGATTGTCCAAGATAACAAGCTTGCTGGTTGGGGATATAGTGCTGGTGGACTTTTGGTTGCTTCAGCCATAAATTGTTGCCCAGATTTATTCCGTGCTGCAATTTTGGAG GTCCCATTTCTTGATCCAACCAACACTCTTCTCTATCCCATTTTACCACTTACAGCTGTTGAATACGAAGAATTTGGGTACCCTGGAGATGTTGATGATTTTCATGCCATACAGAAATTTTCTCCTTATGATAATATTCAGAAGGATGCTCTTTATCCGGCTGTTTTGGTTACTTCATCTTTCAATACACG ATTTGGGGTGTGGGAAGCTGCAAAATGGGTAGCACGTGTCCGTGAACTTGCAATCTATGATCCAAAACGTCCAATACTGCTTAATTTAACGACAGACATAGTGGAGGAAAACAGGTACCTGCAGTGCAAGGAATCAGCATTAGAGACTGCATTTCTTATCAAGGTAATGGAATCTTAG